Below is a genomic region from Spirochaetota bacterium.
CCCGCGGCGAAGGCGATGTGGACGATGTTCTCGTCGGTCCGGGCCAGGCGGCGCGCCGCCTCCTTCACGCGGAGTTCGTTGACGAAGTCGCTTATCTTTTTACCGGTGCGGATCTTGAAATAGCGCCCCAGCGAGTCCGGGTGCATGTCGAGCATGGCAGCCAGCCCCTCGCGCGCAACGTCATCCAGGTAGTTCTCCTCCAGGTAGGCGATCGCCTTCGCGATCTTCTCCTCGATCGCCGGAGTGAGATCGGTGCGCCCCGTGGGCCTGCGGGCGTTTGCCATGCGCTGGTAGAGAAAGGCGTTTTCGAGTGCCGCCGCCGCCTGGTTCATGAACGCGGCGATGATCCTTTCGTCTTCCTCGGCAAAGCGTCCCGACGAGGCGCGCTTCACGAGGCACCCTGCGCCGATAATCTCCCCGCCCAGGCGAAGCGGCACCGCCAGGACGTCGCTTCCCCCGCCCCGCGTCTCGCCGCGTCCCCGGGAGGCGATGATGCGCCCCCCCTCGCGGAAGGAACGACCCGCGAGCGCCACCGCCCTTCGCGGGGGAACCGCGTCCCCGGGGCTGGACGAGCGGAGCTCCAGCCCGCCCCGCTCCCCCGCGAGGAAGATGAAGCCCTCGTCGGCCGACGAGATCTCCACGGCCTTGCCGATCGCGCGGCGGAGCAGGTCCTCAATGTTCGATATCACCGCCAGGTCGCGGCTGAGCTTCGCCATCCCGGCGCCCTGGTCCTGGGCCGCGAGCCGCTCGAGGGAGCGCGCCGCGCGCGTCGACTTGCCGGGGGCGGAAAGCTCCGACAGTATCTCGGCGTACAGCCCCTTCCCGATCTCGCTGAAGAGAAGCTCCATGCTCCGCTCGTTCACCTTTTCCGTGAGCCTCAGGTTGAGCGCGCGTACCTCGCGATCAAGGGTGATGAGCTTGTTCTGGAGCACGTAGGCCATGGAGAAGATGACGACCATGTAGGCGTACTCGATGAGGAAGACGAACGGGTACACGTCCTCGCCCACCAGCATGTCGTTCATGGCCGCGGCGAAGAACACGACCAGGGCAACGAGGAGCGGGCGCGCGTGCTCACGGCCCCCCTCGCGGTAATGCCGCGCGATCATCCAGAGCAGGAAGACGAACCCGGCCGCCATCGAGAGGTACTGGATTTCGTACACCGTCCCGGGATCGCCTTCGTAGTAGGTGATCGCGAGTCCCGCGAGCGAGACTTGCTTGGGCCGCGGCATATCGACCGTGAGCGTGAGCGCTCCCCTGAGCGCGAGCCCCGCGACGAAGAGCGCGCTCATCCATCCCGTGATGAGCGCCAGTACGCGGCGCGGGCGGTAGCCCGTGAAGTGGCTCGCGAACCAGAGTATCGAGATCGAGAAGAGGCACAGCGACGCAAACTGGAGGCGCTGCCAGGTGATGCCCTCCTCCACGGACGCGGAATTGTACAGGCCCGCGCAGAACACGTTGTAGCATCCTATGACGACGCAGGTGAGCGCAAAGGAAAGGTTTTCGGGTTCCGCGCGGCGGCGGGACCAGGACCACAGGTAGGTGGCCCCCACGTAGAAGCAGATCGCTGCCATCATGAGGACCGGGACGGACACCCAGTTCATTCGTACTCTCCGGTTGCGCGCGGTTTTGCCGGGGCTCCCTGATGGCTACACCGTGCGGGCCCGATTGTCAAGGGGAATCCGCACGCGGGGATTTCTCTTGACCGGCGCAGCGGAGGGGGATAGGGTCCGATACACGAACGGTCCGGAGCGCTCTTATTTTTTCAGCGCGCCCGTTCACTCCCGCGCAGAGGACGCGAATCGGCATGATGATAAGGCTTCCCTACGGACGG
It encodes:
- a CDS encoding helix-turn-helix domain-containing protein, producing the protein MNWVSVPVLMMAAICFYVGATYLWSWSRRRAEPENLSFALTCVVIGCYNVFCAGLYNSASVEEGITWQRLQFASLCLFSISILWFASHFTGYRPRRVLALITGWMSALFVAGLALRGALTLTVDMPRPKQVSLAGLAITYYEGDPGTVYEIQYLSMAAGFVFLLWMIARHYREGGREHARPLLVALVVFFAAAMNDMLVGEDVYPFVFLIEYAYMVVIFSMAYVLQNKLITLDREVRALNLRLTEKVNERSMELLFSEIGKGLYAEILSELSAPGKSTRAARSLERLAAQDQGAGMAKLSRDLAVISNIEDLLRRAIGKAVEISSADEGFIFLAGERGGLELRSSSPGDAVPPRRAVALAGRSFREGGRIIASRGRGETRGGGSDVLAVPLRLGGEIIGAGCLVKRASSGRFAEEDERIIAAFMNQAAAALENAFLYQRMANARRPTGRTDLTPAIEEKIAKAIAYLEENYLDDVAREGLAAMLDMHPDSLGRYFKIRTGKKISDFVNELRVKEAARRLARTDENIVHIAFAAGFESIPTFNRAFHRVMGITPTEYRESAAEPRMHANKRESKNH